DNA sequence from the Leptospiraceae bacterium genome:
AAAATTCCTGTTTTGGAAAAAAGGCTACAGGAAGTGGCTATCCCCTGGTTAGATCTTCCGAGGGAAGACAAAAAGGAAGAATTGAAGAGTATCGTTTCTTTTGAACCGAAAGAATTGAATGAAAAAGTATATTATGATATTACGATGTTTGAGCCATTTGGACAGGAAAATCCCCAACCCTTATTATCTTTGGGAAATGTAAAAGTCATTAGTTACAGGCCTATGGGAAATGGGACTCATGCTCGATTTGGTATTCTGGGAGCGGATATATCTCTTAAAGCCGTTATCTGGGGGAGGGCAAAAGAGTTTGAAGCAGTTCTTTCTAAAAAGTCTTTCCTGGAACTCTGGGGTCGGATGGAAGAAAATTATTTTAATGGAAATGTTACTATTCAATTTATAGTGGAGCATTTCAGGTGAATTCAATGAAACGGGCCAAAATAATTGCTAAAGGGAAAGTGCAGGGAGTAGGGTTTCGCTTTTTTGTTATGGATAATGCAAAAAAACTCGGTCTCTGCGGTTATACCCGAAACCTTCCGGACGGAACCGTTGAAACAGTTGTGGAAGGTAAGGACGCTCAACTTGATAGGCTAATAGAGAAAATAAAAGAAGGCCCCATAGCCGCCCGCGTTTCTTCTGTCGAAGTAAAAATGGGAGAAGCTTTTGGGGATTATAAAGAATTTGAAATAAGAAGATAGTATCCCTTCAAAAAAAGCCGGAAAAAATTTCATTTGTAAAAAAGAAGCCATGAAATAATTTAATCTTAATCTCTTTTCGGATGGTTTTATATGGCACTCAAGTTAGATATGAATAAACGGTTTGAAAGGATTCTTGCCATCAGTCGCTCGGTTCCTTCCGGGAAGCAAATAGCAAGGCAGTTAACGTATATCGTAGATAGTGCTATTGCCAATATTTATAAAGAAGACGAAATTAAATATGAAACCCAGTCGAAACTCAGCATCGTAGCCCTTGGTGGTTACGGAAGAATGGAACTCTGCCCCGGTTCGGACATCGATCTTTTATATCTGCACGATGAGCTCGATGATGAGGTTCTTTCTGCGATTATTTCTCACATTAACACCTACTTGTATGATTCAGGAAAGCAGGTAGGTCATGCCTGTAGGACTATAGAAGAAAGTATTAGCTATACTAATTACATGGAGAGTTTTTTTGCTGTTTTAGATTCTCGCTATATTGCTGGTTCGGAAAGTCTTTTTCAAAAATACTGTGAAGAGTTTTTATATAAGTTACCGAAAGATTATGTAGAAAAATTTAGTAAACTAAAAGTTGAATATTTAGAAAGGCAGTTACAACTCCCGGCTCCTTATCTGGTATCAGAACCCAATCTAAAAACCTCACCTTTTACCATGAGGGATATACAAACATTTTACTGGCTTGAAAAGCTTCAGTCTCTCATCCCCCCGTTTCGCTTGCCAGGTGTTCGACATGGCTTCAGGCCGGCTGAAATTCGGATAATAGAAAATGCCTATGACTACCTACTAAAACTTCGGATAAGTCTGCATAGCCTGAGTCATTCCAAGCAGGATAGGTTGGATTTGACTTTTCAACCGGAGCTTGCTGAGTTTATGGGCTATGGTCCTAAAAATGACATTTCTTCTGTAGATAGGCTTATGAATCATCTTTACAGCCATCAAAAACATGCTTATTTTTTTATAGCCTCTTATCTTGATTTTGCCAGGATACAAAAGAAGAAAGAACGCATTCCTTTTGAATTAGAAGGTTTGAAACTAATCCGAATCGGGAATGGATTGTATCCACCTCTCATTGGAAACTTCAGTCAACATCCGGAAAATATAAACAAGGATATCCTTAAAATTTTCTCTATAAGTCAAGATCAGGACTTAGAAATCTCTCCCCTGTTATTAGAAGAACTACGTTCTGCTTCCCGTTTTTTAGATGAAGATTTTAAGAATTCAAGAGAAGCTATCGAAATCTTTTTGAATATTTTAAAACGCAAGAGGAAAATAGGAAAAATCCTGAGTCTTATGCACCACTGTAATATATTAGGGAAGTTCATTCCTGAATTTGGTGCCTGTAAGTATTTTTCTTTATTTAGCTATCACCATGAGTATCCAGTAGATGAGCACACGCTATATATCTTGCGAGAACTGGATAAACTCTGTGAAGGACAATTTGAAGATCCGGAAGTTCAGGAAATTTTTAATTCGAGTTCCGACATAGAAATATTAGTTCTTTCTATTTTATTACATGATGCCGGAAAAGTAAAAGAAGGGGATCATTGTTTATATGGAAAAGAACTGGCCGAATCGGTAGGACAGAGGTTTCACTTGCCGGAAGAGCAACTGGATTTGTTTAAATACCTTGTAGAAGCACATATTGATATGTCTGAACTTTCTACTAAAAGAGATATTAGCGATCCGGTTCTGATTCAGGATTTTGCTTCTGCCGTAAGAACTGTAGATCGATTGAAATTATTATATGTATTCACTATAATCGATACACGTTCCGTCGGACCCGGGATTCTCACCAATTGGAAAAAAGATATTTTATACAACTTATATAAGAAAACTTTAAATTTTTTACAGGATCGCTTAGACAGTCAGCATAATGTTACCGAACAAAACTTACATTCCTTAAAACAGTATTTTATACATAAGCAGCATATACCCGAAAAATTTATGGATGGTATATTAGAATATATTAATTCTGTAGTTCCCCAAACCTATATACGCTACTATACGCCTATTCGAATTTTTAACCACTTTATCCATTACCAGGAGTTTATCAAAAAGAAACTAAGTTTCCCGGTTGTGGAAATTGAAACGGAGCCTGCCTACATCACCCTTGTTATATATTGTGAGGATTACTCACTTCTTAGTTCGGATATAACCGGTACAGTTTCTTCAGAAGGTTTAAGTGTTGTGGGTATGCGATCCTTTCGAACAAAAGACAAATTTAGTATTCAGCATATACAACTTACAGATAAATTTGGAAGCGGAGAAGTTCATAAGGAAAAGCTGGAACGCTTGAAGCGAAACCTTACTTTAGTTTTAAGCGGACAACTAGCGGTTGAATCTCTACTTTCATCACCCACTGAATTTTTATTCTTTAATCAAATCCCTATGGGTATGATTGAAGAGAAGGTGGAGTTTGATAATAAATCTTTACCGGAATATACTGTTTTGGAGATATGTTTTCCGGATGCATTGGGCCTTCTGCACAGGCTTTTAAAAGCCATACTTTCCTGCGGAGTAATCGTAGACTTTGTACGGGTGGCCACAAGTGCGGACTATGCCTATGACTCTTTTTACCTGAAAACAGCCGAAGGACGGAAAATAAATGACGAGAATCTTTTGAAAAAAATAGAGGCTGAAATTATTCAGGCGGTGAAAAAGCCCGTAGAAAAACAGGTAACCGCTGCAATTTTGTTTTAGAGAGGTTTATATGGCCTGGTGGCAGTACGGAGTTATTTACCAGATATATCCGAGGAGTTTCAAAGATTCTAAAGGGGATGGAATCGGCGATCTCATGGGAATCATTGAAAAATTAGACTATTTAAATGGTAGAGAGGACTCTCTGGGAATCGATGCTATCTGGCTTTCTCCGGTCAATAATTCTCCCATGGTCGATTTCGGATATGACGTCTCAGACTATTACGGCATAGACCCCGTCTACGGAGATATGCAAACCTTTGAACTTCTGATTAAAGAAGCGGCAAAACGAAATATTAAAATAATTATGGACCTGGTGGTGAACCATAGTTCGGATAAGCACCCCTGGTTTATTGAGTCTCGCTCTTCCAAAGACAAGCCGAAAAGTGATTGGTACATCTGGAAAGACCCGGTAAATGGAAAAGAGCCCAATGGCTGGCTTTCTGCTTTTGGAGGAAAAGCCTGGACTTTTGATGAAAACCGCGGACAGTATTACCTGCATTCTTTTGCCCCGGAACAACCCGACCTGAACTGGAGAAACCCGGAACTAAAAAAAGCTGTATTTGATGTGGTGCGCTTCTGGTTGGATAAGGGAGTAGCCGGATTCCGACTGGACGTAGTTAATTGTTTTGTTAAAGATTCAGAGTTTCGAGATAATCCCAAAAGAAGGATGAAACTCAGCCTGAGAGGGATGCGTGCCTACGACCGGCAGGTTCATGTCTATGACAGAGATAGACCCGAAACCCATGAAATATTGAAAGAGCTTCGAAAGATCCTCGATTCTTACCCGGGTGAGAGGATGATGGTAGGAGAGGTTATGCAGGAACCGCCGGGAGTTGCTTCTTTACCTGCGAGTTACTACGGGAATAACGACGAGTTAAACTTGAGTTTTAACTTCTCTGTGTTTTTTGTAAAATGGAAGCTGGAATCATTTAGACAAATCATTGCAGACTGGGAAGCCGAGCTCGGAGAAAATCGCTGGCCCTGCAATGTTTTTAGTAACCATGATTTTGTTCGGCATATTACCCGTTTTGGAAGTAAACGAAACCGACTGCCGAGAGCAAGACTTCTTGCTCTTCTGCTTTTAAGCCTTCGGGGAACCCCTTTTTTGTATTATGGAGAGGAATTGGGAATGCTGAGTGAGAATGTTCCGAGAAAACTGATTCACGATCCTCCCGGCAAGAAATATTGGCCTTTCTACAAAGGCAGAGATAATGCCAGACTTCCGATGTGCTGGGATGATAGTAAGTATGCAGGTTTTTCTATTACCGAACCCTGGCTTCCTTTAAATCAGGATTTTAAAACGGTAAATGTTTATGAGCAGCAGAAAGATCCTCAGAGCTTATTTCATACCTATCAGAAATTAATTCGTTTAAGAAAAGAGAAGGAAGTTCTCCGAAGTGGGAAGATCCAAATACTTGAAAAAAATCATAAAAGCATTTTAAGTTTTTTAAGATACACAGAGAAGGAAAGCTTTTTAGTTCTCATAAACTTTTCTAAGAAAAAACAGTCCTATCCTATAAAAAAGGCTACTTCCGCTCAGAAAGCGGCTATCCTATTTTCAAGTCACAGAAAAGAAGGAGTAGTCCTTGTGGGAGAAGAACTGGAATTAGATGGATATGAGGGTGGAATATTCGCCCTTTCTTGAGAACAATGAATGAAGATTTGGATAATAATAATTGCTTTTATTTCAGTTTGAGTATAGCCTTTCGTTCGGTGAACAGGGTTATGGAACATACTCTCAAAAAAGTTGGCTTAACTCCCGTACAGTTTTTAGCCCTGAAAGGTTTGTATGATAGGGACGGTATGACTATAAAAGAGCTTTCCGAGATGCTCGTGCAGGATTCTACATCTATAACGAGACTTGTAGATAGATTAGAAAAAGCCGGTCTTGTGATACGAAAGACAGATTCCAATGACAAACGTTCTATTAACGTCTTTCTCTCAGAAAAAGCAAAGTCTTATGCACCCAAAGCAAAGAAGATATGGAGAAGGGTAAATCGACTTCTGGAAAGGAATTTTCAGGAACAGGATTTGATAGGCTTTTTTAATGTTATGGAAAAAATGAGAGGCTTATCCTACCTCAAAGAAAATGCAAACAAAAAAATAGGAGAGTTTGATGGAAGAAATTGAACTAATTCGAGTCTTTCGCTTTGATGCGGCTCATTTACTGCCTAAGGTACCGGACGGGCATAAATGTAAGCGCTTACACGGACATACTTTTAAATTCAAGGTTCATCTGAAAGGAAGCATAGACCCGGATAGCGGTTGGCTTATGGACTTTGGTGATATAAAAGAAGTAGTAAAACCCCTGATTGATAATTACCTGGACCACTATTATCTGAATGAAATAGAAGGATTGGAAAATCCAACCAGTGAAAATCTGGCTGTCTGGATTTGGAATAAACTAAAACCCTCTCTTCCTCTTCTCTACAGGATTACGGTTTATGAGACCTGTAATTCCGCCTGCATTTATATGGGAAAAAGGGAGATCAAGTAAGATATGGCAAGGGCTTTAGTTCTCTTTTCCGGTGGACTCGATTCTACTACCTGCCTGTATAAGGCTCTGAGCGAAAATGAATACGTAGAAGCTGTATCCTTTGATTATTCTCAAAAGCATAAAATTGAATTAAAGAAAGCTAAGAAAATTTGTAGCAAGTTAAATATTCATCAAACTATTGTAAAAATTCAAACCGGTATTTTTCTTGCATCCTCCCTTACCGATGCGAATATTCGGGTTCCCAAAAAAAGAAAAAACATGGAGGAAGGAATTCCAAATACCTATGTGCCGGGTAGGAATATATTATTTTTATCTTATGCAGTTTCCATGGCAGAAGGGAAAGGTCTCGATACAATTTATATAGGAGTGAATTCCCTCGATTATTCGGGCTATCCCGATTGCAGGCCGCAGTTTATCCGGGCTTTTCAAAAAGCGATTCAGCTCGGAACTAAAACCGGTGTAGAATCAAGCGGAATTCAGATAAAAACTCCTCTTCTCAAACTCTCCAAGAAAGATATAGTGCTACTCGGGAAACGTTTCGGAGTTCCCTTTGGACTAACTCATTCCTGTTATAGTCCTATAGCGGATAAGCCCTGCGGAGTCTGTGATTCCTGCATTCTCAGGAAGAAAGGTTTTGAAGAAGCCGGAGTAGAAGACAGGTAAGCCTCTTTTCTTTGCGAAGCTTTTACCTGCGAATTCTTAAATAATATCAAAAACAACCAGGGTCATATCATCGTCGTATTTTCCTCCGGAAAATGTAAGGATTTGAGAACTGACCTCATCACAGAATTTTTCTACAGAGAGGTCCTTATAAGAATCAAAGATTTGAAAAAGTCTCTTTTCACCTAAAATTTCTCTATCGCTTTTTGAACGGGCTTCTAAAAAACCATCTGTATAAAAAATGATTCTGTCACCTTCGAATATATCCATACTCTTATTCTCCAGTTTTATTTCCGGAAAAACACCGATTACCCTGCCTTTTGTATTTACAGAAAAAGAAGATTTATCTTTCTTTCTAATGACATAAGCCGGGAAATGACCTGCACTACTGTAGTGCATAACCCCTCTGGGACAAAAGCAGTCTTCCGATAAAAGCTTTGGTTCATGTAAATTCTGAGTATAGATATCAAATATAGCTAAAAAAGCTGTGAGAAAATTTCCAATACTTAAGGGTAAAAGTCCTGTATTCATTTTCTTTAATATACCCGCCGGATGTTCCTGTGAAGAAAAACTATTCTGCCAGATTATTTTTGTCATGGATGCAATAAAAGCAGATGGTATTCCGTGACCTGATACATCTGCAATGATGAATCCTATCCTCTGTACAAAATCATGCTCGTATTGCAAATTAATCACATCGTAAAAGTCGCCTCCCACGCTTTCTACCGGGATATAGCGAAATCCGATATTCAGAAGATTAGCCAGATTTTTTGGTTGAGGAAGTAGATTTAATTGTATTTTTCTTGCTTTCTTCAAAGCTTCTTCTATATACTTATGCCTTTGTGCTAATTCTTGTTTTAATAGTTTTTCTTTTTCTAAGCTTTCTGTGAGTCGTTCGATAACTAATTCATTAATAAGATTCGTTACCCTTGCTGATTGGGTTTCGAGAAGATAGTAACTGGTATTTAAAAACTCAGACTCTATCTCAAATTCTTCTTTAACTGACTCTTTCAATTTCTGCAATAAGGCCATTTCCTGAAGGTTAAATCTATTAATAAATCCCTCGTTTTGCTGAATTCGATCTAAAATAATAGAATAAATTTTCCTTGCATCTTCTATAGAAAAGAAAGCTTCTTCTTTAATGGCATTGAAACGAAAGAAATACGATAGGATTAAGTTTTTCGCACTAACATTTTCAAAACCGATGCCTCCTATACTTTCTAAATACAGGTCTTTTAAGAAGGAAGGTCCGTCTTCAATAGGTCCTGTAATTTCTAATATTCTATTCAGTAGGTTTTCTAAAAAGTCTTTGTAGGTATTCCCTTCTGACATGCGCGAAGCAAGCACTGTTTGGTTTTTATTCAATTCTTCTTTTAGAACCAGTGCAAGCTTTCTTAATAAAAATTTGTAGAGTCTTGTGCGAATTTCCTGCTTTATTTCTTTTTTAAACGGCAAGTTTATCTTCCTTCTTCAATTCCTTTATACTCCAGAATGATGAGGCTTGAGTCATCAATAATTTTTGTTGTTCCCATAAATTCCCTCCATTCCTTTAGTATATAGTCTCTTGTTTCATAGACTGTTTTATCTTTTACCTGTAAATATGCATGGATTAAATTTTCTTCTCCCCATCTGTCTTCAGTAGAGTTACAGGCATCAATAATACCATCGGTATATAAAAGAATTCGATCACCTGCGTAAAGTTGCATTTCTTTTTCTCGGAAAAAATCTCCTTCTTTTTGCAGGATACCCAGAAACAGCCCTTCCGTCCTGAGTTCTTCAAAAGTATCCGTTCTTTTTTTAAAAATAATCGGAGGCCTGTGTCCTGCTGAACTGTAAAACATTCTACCATCCGGATGAATCACCAATAAAAATGCAGTTAAGTAGTTCTGGGTTGTAATAATCCCGGCAATATTTGCATCCACTTCTCGAAAAACTTCTACAGGCGAACTTGTCTTAGATAAGGAGTTCATAAAACTAATTTTTGCCATTGTGGTTAAAAGGGCCGCCGGGATTCCATGACCCGATACATCAGCAATTAAAATTCCATAGGCTCCGTTGCTTAGAGGAAACACGTCATAGTAGTCTCCTCCCACCTGTGTATAAAACTGATAGTAAGCAGCCAGTTCAATGCCGGGAAGAATAATTTCTGTAGCGGGCATGATACATTTTTGTACATCAGAAGCCAATTCTAATTCAGATTCAATGCTGGCATTTTTTTTCTGTAACTCTTTCAGTACTCCTGTCAATTCCATAGTTCTTTCAATTACCTTTTCTTCCAATCTGGCATTAAGAAAAGCCAACTCATTTTTCATAGTGTTAATTCTATCAGCAAGAGCAATAGAAAGTAGTACCATTTCAATAGTGCTGCCAATTTGCAGACTGTAAGTTGTAAGGAAATTGGGAGGTAATATGCCGAAATTCCTGAGAGTAAGGATTATTCCTCCCAGGAAAAATGTAATCCAGGTTAAAAGAAAAAAGAGAGCCGTCCGGTTCCCCTGTAAAACTCTTTTGGATGTAAGGCTTACGGAAGATAGCATATATAGAATTCCGAGAGCATTTAAAGGTTGGATAAAGAAAGAATACTCTAAAAAAGCAATAGCGAGTGTAAAAAGAACCAGCAAAGATAAAAGAAGATTTACAAGCGCATTATCGAGCTTATCTTTAGAGTTTATATTCAAAACATTTTTAAATAATAATAAAAGGCAGAACTGTAAGAACATCTGAGAAATCGGCAGAAATAATTTGTTCCATATTGGGTAATCCGGCCAGTATTGAAAAATAATTCCGTTAATCGAAAGCTGGTAGAGCCCGAGGGCAATTACATAAAAAAGATATATCAGGTAGTTTTTATCCCTGAGAGAAAGGTAGATGAAAAGATTATAGAAAAACATCACGAGGACAATGCCGTAATAGATTCCCAGGATAAATTCTTCTTTTCTATCTTTTTGATGAAATTCTACAGTATCATGAATCAGAATTGGAAAAATTAAAGTTTCATCTGAACGAACCTTTATATAAACGTTAAACTCTTCTGTAGAAAATGGAATTTCAAATACAAAGTTTTTGTGTTTTACAATTCGTTCATTATAAGGAATTAAACGACCGCTGCGGTAAGCAAGAATTTGTTGTTTTCCTATAATGTATAAGTCCAAATAGTCGATGTGGGGCCAGGGAATTTCTAAATTCACCGGGTCGGAACGTCCCACGTATTTCATTTTCAGCTTGAACCAGTAGGTGTTGGTGGTAAATCCAAAGTTGATAGTATGTTTTGTGTTTTGAATGAAGCGTGATTCGACTTCGGGTTCAGTCAGGTTTTCGAGTTCGATTTCCCCTTTCGTATCTATCAGATAAGCAGAATAGGAAGTTACATTGTAAAAATCTTTATCCGGGACAAGTTCAATTATATCCTGGGCATAGGAAGATATACTTAAAAAGAAGAAAACAATCGTAAAGAAAAGGGAATTCTTCTTTTGTCTCATTTAAAAAATTCCGGGAATAAACCTTTTCTTTGATGAAAAATGGGTAGCATAAGCCGGGTTT
Encoded proteins:
- the queC gene encoding 7-cyano-7-deazaguanine synthase QueC; this translates as MARALVLFSGGLDSTTCLYKALSENEYVEAVSFDYSQKHKIELKKAKKICSKLNIHQTIVKIQTGIFLASSLTDANIRVPKKRKNMEEGIPNTYVPGRNILFLSYAVSMAEGKGLDTIYIGVNSLDYSGYPDCRPQFIRAFQKAIQLGTKTGVESSGIQIKTPLLKLSKKDIVLLGKRFGVPFGLTHSCYSPIADKPCGVCDSCILRKKGFEEAGVEDR
- a CDS encoding alpha-glucosidase, which translates into the protein MAWWQYGVIYQIYPRSFKDSKGDGIGDLMGIIEKLDYLNGREDSLGIDAIWLSPVNNSPMVDFGYDVSDYYGIDPVYGDMQTFELLIKEAAKRNIKIIMDLVVNHSSDKHPWFIESRSSKDKPKSDWYIWKDPVNGKEPNGWLSAFGGKAWTFDENRGQYYLHSFAPEQPDLNWRNPELKKAVFDVVRFWLDKGVAGFRLDVVNCFVKDSEFRDNPKRRMKLSLRGMRAYDRQVHVYDRDRPETHEILKELRKILDSYPGERMMVGEVMQEPPGVASLPASYYGNNDELNLSFNFSVFFVKWKLESFRQIIADWEAELGENRWPCNVFSNHDFVRHITRFGSKRNRLPRARLLALLLLSLRGTPFLYYGEELGMLSENVPRKLIHDPPGKKYWPFYKGRDNARLPMCWDDSKYAGFSITEPWLPLNQDFKTVNVYEQQKDPQSLFHTYQKLIRLRKEKEVLRSGKIQILEKNHKSILSFLRYTEKESFLVLINFSKKKQSYPIKKATSAQKAAILFSSHRKEGVVLVGEELELDGYEGGIFALS
- a CDS encoding HD domain-containing protein yields the protein MALKLDMNKRFERILAISRSVPSGKQIARQLTYIVDSAIANIYKEDEIKYETQSKLSIVALGGYGRMELCPGSDIDLLYLHDELDDEVLSAIISHINTYLYDSGKQVGHACRTIEESISYTNYMESFFAVLDSRYIAGSESLFQKYCEEFLYKLPKDYVEKFSKLKVEYLERQLQLPAPYLVSEPNLKTSPFTMRDIQTFYWLEKLQSLIPPFRLPGVRHGFRPAEIRIIENAYDYLLKLRISLHSLSHSKQDRLDLTFQPELAEFMGYGPKNDISSVDRLMNHLYSHQKHAYFFIASYLDFARIQKKKERIPFELEGLKLIRIGNGLYPPLIGNFSQHPENINKDILKIFSISQDQDLEISPLLLEELRSASRFLDEDFKNSREAIEIFLNILKRKRKIGKILSLMHHCNILGKFIPEFGACKYFSLFSYHHEYPVDEHTLYILRELDKLCEGQFEDPEVQEIFNSSSDIEILVLSILLHDAGKVKEGDHCLYGKELAESVGQRFHLPEEQLDLFKYLVEAHIDMSELSTKRDISDPVLIQDFASAVRTVDRLKLLYVFTIIDTRSVGPGILTNWKKDILYNLYKKTLNFLQDRLDSQHNVTEQNLHSLKQYFIHKQHIPEKFMDGILEYINSVVPQTYIRYYTPIRIFNHFIHYQEFIKKKLSFPVVEIETEPAYITLVIYCEDYSLLSSDITGTVSSEGLSVVGMRSFRTKDKFSIQHIQLTDKFGSGEVHKEKLERLKRNLTLVLSGQLAVESLLSSPTEFLFFNQIPMGMIEEKVEFDNKSLPEYTVLEICFPDALGLLHRLLKAILSCGVIVDFVRVATSADYAYDSFYLKTAEGRKINDENLLKKIEAEIIQAVKKPVEKQVTAAILF
- a CDS encoding MarR family transcriptional regulator, translated to MNEDLDNNNCFYFSLSIAFRSVNRVMEHTLKKVGLTPVQFLALKGLYDRDGMTIKELSEMLVQDSTSITRLVDRLEKAGLVIRKTDSNDKRSINVFLSEKAKSYAPKAKKIWRRVNRLLERNFQEQDLIGFFNVMEKMRGLSYLKENANKKIGEFDGRN
- a CDS encoding SpoIIE family protein phosphatase encodes the protein MPFKKEIKQEIRTRLYKFLLRKLALVLKEELNKNQTVLASRMSEGNTYKDFLENLLNRILEITGPIEDGPSFLKDLYLESIGGIGFENVSAKNLILSYFFRFNAIKEEAFFSIEDARKIYSIILDRIQQNEGFINRFNLQEMALLQKLKESVKEEFEIESEFLNTSYYLLETQSARVTNLINELVIERLTESLEKEKLLKQELAQRHKYIEEALKKARKIQLNLLPQPKNLANLLNIGFRYIPVESVGGDFYDVINLQYEHDFVQRIGFIIADVSGHGIPSAFIASMTKIIWQNSFSSQEHPAGILKKMNTGLLPLSIGNFLTAFLAIFDIYTQNLHEPKLLSEDCFCPRGVMHYSSAGHFPAYVIRKKDKSSFSVNTKGRVIGVFPEIKLENKSMDIFEGDRIIFYTDGFLEARSKSDREILGEKRLFQIFDSYKDLSVEKFCDEVSSQILTFSGGKYDDDMTLVVFDII
- the queD gene encoding 6-carboxytetrahydropterin synthase QueD; this translates as MEEIELIRVFRFDAAHLLPKVPDGHKCKRLHGHTFKFKVHLKGSIDPDSGWLMDFGDIKEVVKPLIDNYLDHYYLNEIEGLENPTSENLAVWIWNKLKPSLPLLYRITVYETCNSACIYMGKREIK
- a CDS encoding acylphosphatase: MKRAKIIAKGKVQGVGFRFFVMDNAKKLGLCGYTRNLPDGTVETVVEGKDAQLDRLIEKIKEGPIAARVSSVEVKMGEAFGDYKEFEIRR
- a CDS encoding SpoIIE family protein phosphatase, which produces MRQKKNSLFFTIVFFFLSISSYAQDIIELVPDKDFYNVTSYSAYLIDTKGEIELENLTEPEVESRFIQNTKHTINFGFTTNTYWFKLKMKYVGRSDPVNLEIPWPHIDYLDLYIIGKQQILAYRSGRLIPYNERIVKHKNFVFEIPFSTEEFNVYIKVRSDETLIFPILIHDTVEFHQKDRKEEFILGIYYGIVLVMFFYNLFIYLSLRDKNYLIYLFYVIALGLYQLSINGIIFQYWPDYPIWNKLFLPISQMFLQFCLLLLFKNVLNINSKDKLDNALVNLLLSLLVLFTLAIAFLEYSFFIQPLNALGILYMLSSVSLTSKRVLQGNRTALFFLLTWITFFLGGIILTLRNFGILPPNFLTTYSLQIGSTIEMVLLSIALADRINTMKNELAFLNARLEEKVIERTMELTGVLKELQKKNASIESELELASDVQKCIMPATEIILPGIELAAYYQFYTQVGGDYYDVFPLSNGAYGILIADVSGHGIPAALLTTMAKISFMNSLSKTSSPVEVFREVDANIAGIITTQNYLTAFLLVIHPDGRMFYSSAGHRPPIIFKKRTDTFEELRTEGLFLGILQKEGDFFREKEMQLYAGDRILLYTDGIIDACNSTEDRWGEENLIHAYLQVKDKTVYETRDYILKEWREFMGTTKIIDDSSLIILEYKGIEEGR